The following proteins come from a genomic window of Populus nigra chromosome 6, ddPopNigr1.1, whole genome shotgun sequence:
- the LOC133696810 gene encoding uncharacterized protein LOC133696810 encodes MSTSSSSPCNGIICFYRDWDGITLWNPAIRESKVLQIYCKWFFVGYGFDSEVNDYKIMGFTGAWNSTRIISYGLSSDNWMEIPDDRSLRPRDLLDLLLQVQHGRIFSHQRRCECIFVLLSEAMMTLLLWFSHGEQKDLEIWITKDHRVKESWIKKYVVDPLGMFPRLLQLAETEGFETVTNKLYK; translated from the exons ATGTCCACCAGTTCTTCGAGTCCTTGTAACGGCATAATTTGCTTTTACCGCGACTGGGATGGCATTACGTTATGGAATCCAGCAATAAGAGAGTCCAAGGTTTTGCAGATTTATTGTAAGTGGTTCTTCGTTGGATATGGTTTTGATTCCGAGGTTAATGATTACAAGATAATGGGATTCACTGGTGCCTGGAATTCCACTCGGATCATATCGTACGGCCTAAGTAGTGATAATTGGATGGAAATTCCTGATGATCGATCATTGCGGCCACGGGATTTGCTAGACTTGCTTCTTCAG GTACAGCATGGGAGGATATTCTCGCATCAACGAAGATGCGAGTGTATATTTGTACTCTTGAGTGAAGCAATGATGACTCTCTTGTTGTGGTTCTCTCACGGTGAGCAGAAAGACCTTGAAATATGGATAACAAAAGATCACCGCGTCAAGGAGTCTTGGATCAAGAAATACGTGGTTGATCCACTTGGTATGTTTCCTCGCTTGCTTCAGCTAGCAGAAACTGAAGGTTTTGAAACTGttacaaacaaattatataaatag
- the LOC133697136 gene encoding cryptochrome-1 isoform X2 has product MDRSKTIVWFRRDLRIEDNPALAAAARDGCVFPVFIWCPKEEGQFYPGRVSRWWLKQSLAHLGQSLKSLGAELVLIKTHSTVAALLDCIETIGATRVVFNHLYDPVSLVRDHNIKEKLVELGISVQSYNGDLLYEPWEIYDERGHAFTTFEAYWDRCLHMQMEPVSHLPPWRLVPAAVMKCSVEELGLENEAEKSSNSLLGRGWSPGWSNADKALTEFAEQHLIDYVESRLKVGTSTSLLSPYLHFGELSVRKVFQCVQLKQLLWAKEENLMGKESVTLFLRSIGLREYSRYLCFNFPFTYERSLLSNLKYFPWNDNQVHFKAWRQGRTGYPLVDAGMRELWATGWIHNKIRVIVSSFAVKVLLLPWRWGMKYFWDTLLDADLESDILGWQYISGSLPDAHELERLDNPEIQGSKFDPEGEYVRRWLPELARMPAEWIHHPWDASIAVLKAAGVELGINYPKPIIDIDLARERLMEAIFKMWEMEAAARASNTNGTNEVVVDNTDDTENLAIPKVVLKDKVTCPTNSSNDQRVPTNQNSKNIPAYRKRSKYMEEERPQPDKLHNDDNVVGTTRKDEDLCSTAESSSAKKQATSSCSFSVPQYCSSSEGKPLQECESSDLRQPLQAQIEMEQSSSKDGKQLHFIV; this is encoded by the exons ATGGATAGAAGTAAGACCATTGTTTGGTTTAGGAGGGACCTTCGAATTGAGGATAACCCTGCATTAGCTGCTGCTGCAAGGGATGGTTGTGTTTTCCCTGTATTTATATGGTGTCCTAAAGAAGAAGGACAATTCTACCCGGGTCGAGTGTCCAGGTGGTGGCTGAAGCAGTCCCTTGCTCACTTGGGACAATCCTTGAAATCTCTTGGTGCTGAACTTGTTCTCATCAAAACCCATAGTACAGTTGCTGCTCTTCTGGATTGCATCGAAACCATTGGGGCGACGAGAGTGGTATTTAACCATCTCTATG ATCCTGTCTCTCTTGTTCGTGATCacaacatcaaagaaaaattggTGGAGCTTGGCATTTCTGTACAAAGTTATAATGGAGATTTGTTGTATGAACCGTGGGAAATATATGATGAAAGAGGGCATGCTTTTACGACATTTGAAGCATACTGGGACAGGTGCTTGCACATGCAGATGGAACCTGTTTCACATCTTCCTCCATGGAGATTGGTACCTGCTGCAG TTATGAAATGTTCAGTTGAGGAATTAGGTCTTGAAAATGAAGCCGAAAAATCTAGTAATTCCTTGTTAGGAAGAGGATGGTCCCCGGGTTGGAGCAATGCTGATAAGGCTCTAACTGAATTTGCTGAACAGCATCTAATTGATTATGTGGAGAGTAGGCTAAAAGTTGGGACCTCCACCTCACTTTTGTCCCCGTATCTTCATTTTGGAGAGCTGAGTGTGAGGAAAGTTTTCCAGTGTGTGCAATTGAAGCAGTTATTGTGGGCAAAAGAAGAGAACTTAATGGGGAAAGAAAGCGTGACTCTGTTTCTTAGATCCATCGGGCTTAGGGAATACTCCCGTTATCTTTGTTTTAACTTTCCGTTCACTTATGAGAGATCGTTGTTGAGCAACTTAAAGTATTTTCCGTGGAATGACAATCAGGTCCATTTTAAGGCTTGGAGACAGGGGCGGACTGGTTACCCATTAGTTGATGCAGGAATGCGTGAGCTCTGGGCAACTGGTTGGATACACAACAAAATAAGAGTAATTGTTTCAAGCTTCGCAGTAAaagttcttcttcttccatggaGATGGGGAATGAAATATTTCTGGGACACTCTTTTGGATGCAGATTTGGAAAGTGACATCCTTGGTTGGCAGTATATTTCAGGGAGTTTACCAGATGCTCATGAGCTTGAACGCTTGGATAACCCAGAG ATTCAAGGCTCCAAATTTGACCCAGAGGGTGAATACGTGCGGCGCTGGTTGCCCGAGCTAGCAAGAATGCCAGCTGAATGGATCCATCATCCTTGGGATGCATCCATTGCTGTGCTTAAAGCTGCTGGAGTTGAATTGGGAATCAATTACCCAAAACCTATAATTGATATAGATTTGGCTAGAGAGCGTCTTATGGAAGCTATATTCAAGATGTGGGAAATGGAAGCAGCTGCACGGGCTTCAAATACAAATGGAACTAATGAAGTTGTTGTTGATAACACTGATGATACTGAGAATTTGGCCATTCCGAAGGTTGTCTTAAAAGATAAGGTTACTTGTCCTACTAATTCATCTAATGATCAGAGGGTGCCAACAAATCAGAACTCCAAGAATATTCCAGCTTATAGGAAGAGATCAAAGTACATGGAAGAAGAGAGACCACAACCAGATAAATTGCATAATGATGATAATGTAGTGGGTACCACAAGAAAGGATGAAGACTTGTGCTCTACTGCTGAATCTTCATCAGCTAAGAAGCAGGCCACCAGCAGTTGTTCGTTTTCTGTTCCCCAGTATTGTTCCTCCTCAGAAGGCAAGCCTTTGCAGGAGTGTGAATCTTCTGACCTCAGGCAGCCATTGCAAGCACAAATTGAAATGGAACAGAGTTCGAGCAAAGATGGTAAGCAATTGCACTTTATTGTCTAG
- the LOC133697136 gene encoding cryptochrome-1 isoform X1: MDRSKTIVWFRRDLRIEDNPALAAAARDGCVFPVFIWCPKEEGQFYPGRVSRWWLKQSLAHLGQSLKSLGAELVLIKTHSTVAALLDCIETIGATRVVFNHLYDPVSLVRDHNIKEKLVELGISVQSYNGDLLYEPWEIYDERGHAFTTFEAYWDRCLHMQMEPVSHLPPWRLVPAAGTVMKCSVEELGLENEAEKSSNSLLGRGWSPGWSNADKALTEFAEQHLIDYVESRLKVGTSTSLLSPYLHFGELSVRKVFQCVQLKQLLWAKEENLMGKESVTLFLRSIGLREYSRYLCFNFPFTYERSLLSNLKYFPWNDNQVHFKAWRQGRTGYPLVDAGMRELWATGWIHNKIRVIVSSFAVKVLLLPWRWGMKYFWDTLLDADLESDILGWQYISGSLPDAHELERLDNPEIQGSKFDPEGEYVRRWLPELARMPAEWIHHPWDASIAVLKAAGVELGINYPKPIIDIDLARERLMEAIFKMWEMEAAARASNTNGTNEVVVDNTDDTENLAIPKVVLKDKVTCPTNSSNDQRVPTNQNSKNIPAYRKRSKYMEEERPQPDKLHNDDNVVGTTRKDEDLCSTAESSSAKKQATSSCSFSVPQYCSSSEGKPLQECESSDLRQPLQAQIEMEQSSSKDGKQLHFIV, translated from the exons ATGGATAGAAGTAAGACCATTGTTTGGTTTAGGAGGGACCTTCGAATTGAGGATAACCCTGCATTAGCTGCTGCTGCAAGGGATGGTTGTGTTTTCCCTGTATTTATATGGTGTCCTAAAGAAGAAGGACAATTCTACCCGGGTCGAGTGTCCAGGTGGTGGCTGAAGCAGTCCCTTGCTCACTTGGGACAATCCTTGAAATCTCTTGGTGCTGAACTTGTTCTCATCAAAACCCATAGTACAGTTGCTGCTCTTCTGGATTGCATCGAAACCATTGGGGCGACGAGAGTGGTATTTAACCATCTCTATG ATCCTGTCTCTCTTGTTCGTGATCacaacatcaaagaaaaattggTGGAGCTTGGCATTTCTGTACAAAGTTATAATGGAGATTTGTTGTATGAACCGTGGGAAATATATGATGAAAGAGGGCATGCTTTTACGACATTTGAAGCATACTGGGACAGGTGCTTGCACATGCAGATGGAACCTGTTTCACATCTTCCTCCATGGAGATTGGTACCTGCTGCAG GAACAGTTATGAAATGTTCAGTTGAGGAATTAGGTCTTGAAAATGAAGCCGAAAAATCTAGTAATTCCTTGTTAGGAAGAGGATGGTCCCCGGGTTGGAGCAATGCTGATAAGGCTCTAACTGAATTTGCTGAACAGCATCTAATTGATTATGTGGAGAGTAGGCTAAAAGTTGGGACCTCCACCTCACTTTTGTCCCCGTATCTTCATTTTGGAGAGCTGAGTGTGAGGAAAGTTTTCCAGTGTGTGCAATTGAAGCAGTTATTGTGGGCAAAAGAAGAGAACTTAATGGGGAAAGAAAGCGTGACTCTGTTTCTTAGATCCATCGGGCTTAGGGAATACTCCCGTTATCTTTGTTTTAACTTTCCGTTCACTTATGAGAGATCGTTGTTGAGCAACTTAAAGTATTTTCCGTGGAATGACAATCAGGTCCATTTTAAGGCTTGGAGACAGGGGCGGACTGGTTACCCATTAGTTGATGCAGGAATGCGTGAGCTCTGGGCAACTGGTTGGATACACAACAAAATAAGAGTAATTGTTTCAAGCTTCGCAGTAAaagttcttcttcttccatggaGATGGGGAATGAAATATTTCTGGGACACTCTTTTGGATGCAGATTTGGAAAGTGACATCCTTGGTTGGCAGTATATTTCAGGGAGTTTACCAGATGCTCATGAGCTTGAACGCTTGGATAACCCAGAG ATTCAAGGCTCCAAATTTGACCCAGAGGGTGAATACGTGCGGCGCTGGTTGCCCGAGCTAGCAAGAATGCCAGCTGAATGGATCCATCATCCTTGGGATGCATCCATTGCTGTGCTTAAAGCTGCTGGAGTTGAATTGGGAATCAATTACCCAAAACCTATAATTGATATAGATTTGGCTAGAGAGCGTCTTATGGAAGCTATATTCAAGATGTGGGAAATGGAAGCAGCTGCACGGGCTTCAAATACAAATGGAACTAATGAAGTTGTTGTTGATAACACTGATGATACTGAGAATTTGGCCATTCCGAAGGTTGTCTTAAAAGATAAGGTTACTTGTCCTACTAATTCATCTAATGATCAGAGGGTGCCAACAAATCAGAACTCCAAGAATATTCCAGCTTATAGGAAGAGATCAAAGTACATGGAAGAAGAGAGACCACAACCAGATAAATTGCATAATGATGATAATGTAGTGGGTACCACAAGAAAGGATGAAGACTTGTGCTCTACTGCTGAATCTTCATCAGCTAAGAAGCAGGCCACCAGCAGTTGTTCGTTTTCTGTTCCCCAGTATTGTTCCTCCTCAGAAGGCAAGCCTTTGCAGGAGTGTGAATCTTCTGACCTCAGGCAGCCATTGCAAGCACAAATTGAAATGGAACAGAGTTCGAGCAAAGATGGTAAGCAATTGCACTTTATTGTCTAG
- the LOC133695842 gene encoding malate dehydrogenase, with product MAKEPARVLVTGAAGQIGYALVPMIARGVMLGPDQPVILHMLDIPPAAEALNGVKMELVDAAFPLLKGVVATTDVVEACTGVNIAVMVGGFPRKEGMERKDVMSKNVSIYKSQASALEKHAAANCKVLVVANPANTNALILKEFAPSIPEKNITCLTRLDHNRALGQISERLNVQVSDVKNVIIWGNHSSTQYPDVNHATVKTPAGEKPVRELVKDDAWLNAEFITTVQQRGAAIIKARKLSSALSAASSACDHIHDWVLGTPEGTWVSMGVYSDGSYNVPAGLIYSFPVTCQNGEWKIVQGLSIDEFSRKKLDLTADELSEEKALAYSCLT from the exons ATGGCAAAGGAACCCGCTCGCGTTCTCGTTACTGGAGCTGCAG GACAAATTGGATATGCTCTTGTCCCCATGATTGCTAGGGGAGTGATGCTTGGTCCTGACCAGCCTGTGATCCTCCACATGCTAGATATCCCACCTGCAGCCGAGGCATTGAATGGTGTGAAGATGGAGTTGGTAGATGCTGCATTTCCTCTTCTTAAAG GTGTTGTTGCTACAACTGATGTTGTGGAGGCCTGCACCGGGGTTAACATTGCAGTAATGGTTGGTGGCTTCCCAAGGAAGGAAGGAATGGAGAGAAAAGATGTGATGTCTAAAAATGTGTCAATTTACAAGTCACAGGCTTCTGCTCTTGAGAAGCATGCAGCTGCAAACTGCAAG GTTTTGGTTGTTGCTAACCCAGCAAACACCAATGCATTGATTTTAAAGGAATTTGCACCATCTATTCCTGAGAAAAACATTACTTGTTTGACAAGACTGGACCATAACAGGGCACTTGGTCAAATTTCAGAGAGGTTGAATGTCCAAGTCTCTGATGTTAAAAATGTGATTATTTGGGGGAATCACTCATCTACTCAGTACCCTGATGTCAACCATGCTACTGTTAAGACTCCAGCTGGGGAGAAACCCGTGCGGGAGCTTGTTAAGGATGATGCATG GTTGAATGCAGAGTTCATTACTACTGTTCAACAACGTGGTGCTGCAATCATTAAAGCACGAAAGCTTTCAAGTGCATTATCTGCTGCTAGCTCTGCTTGTGACCACATTCATGATTGGGTTCTTGGAACTCCTGAG GGCACCTGGGTTTCAATGGGGGTGTACTCTGATGGCTCGTACAATGTACCAGCTGGTCTAATTTATTCCTTCCCTGTTACTTGTCAGAATGGAGAGTGGAAAATTGTTCAAG GTCTTAGCATTGATGAATTCTCAaggaaaaagttggatttgacAGCAGATGAGCTTTCTGAGGAGAAGGCTCTTGCTTACTCGTGTCTCACTTAG